A genomic region of Streptomyces sp. R33 contains the following coding sequences:
- a CDS encoding GNAT family N-acetyltransferase yields MTTASDPSYPAHWEADVVLRDGGTARIRPITTEDAGRLVSFYEQVSDESKYYRFFAPYPRLSDRDVHRFTHHDYVDRVGLAATIGEEFIGTVRYDRIGPDGRPASAPADEAEVAFLVQDAHQGRGVASALLEHIGAVARERGIRRFAAEVLPANSKMIKVFTDVGYQQKRSFEDGSVHLTLDLEPTAESLAVQRAREQRAEARSVQRLLAPGSVAVIGVSRSGGGVGAAALRNLRDCGFQGHLYAVNEAVTTDLLDGVRAYRALGDIGTPVDLAVIAVPAERVPEAVAACGEHGVQGLVVLSAGYGESGAAGLDRQRELVRQVRSYGMRLIGPNAYGVINTAPEVRLNASLTPAPAPIRGRIGLFTQSGAIGISLLSALLRRGEGLSSFVSAGNRADVSGNDILQYWYEDEATDVALMYLETLGNPRKFTRLARRTAAVKPVVVAKGGRHTPAGHVVPGTRLPDTTVSALLRQAGVIRVDTVTELVDVGLLLASQPLPAGPRVAILGNSESLGVLTYDACLTQGLRPAAPLDLTTAARPEDFREALDAALGSAENDAVIVTVIPWVNEQEPQDDLAEALRDAVAGHPGKPVAVVHVELEELVDALSTAGGPLPGSDPVRPGSSGAAPLPGALPPHPRGSDAGGAGGGDAGGVGVDVRIPAYPAAERAVRAVAEAVRYGQWRRANAEAGQVPEYEDIDEAGAAAQLAAILDGVGDAVLTLTEADAAALLARYGIRVLPTLPAPTADDAVRAARALGYPVALKTTAPHLRHRADLGGVRLDLATEADLRRSYEELTDLLGTPGELLPVVQAMVPRGVDTVVRSVIDPAAGAVLSFGLAGVASELLGDTAHRLVPATERDAAGLIRSIRTAPLLFGWRGSDPVDTPALEELLLRLSRLVDDHPEVVGVTLEPVVVATEGLSVLSATVRVAHPPARTDLGPRTLPSY; encoded by the coding sequence ATGACCACCGCGTCGGACCCCTCGTACCCGGCCCACTGGGAAGCGGACGTCGTCCTGCGCGACGGCGGCACCGCCCGGATCAGGCCCATCACCACGGAGGACGCGGGCCGACTGGTCAGCTTCTACGAGCAGGTCTCCGACGAGTCGAAGTACTACCGCTTCTTCGCGCCCTACCCCCGGCTGTCCGACCGCGACGTGCACCGCTTCACGCACCACGACTACGTGGACCGGGTCGGCCTCGCGGCGACCATCGGCGAGGAGTTCATCGGCACCGTCCGCTACGACCGGATCGGCCCCGACGGCCGGCCCGCCTCCGCGCCCGCCGACGAGGCCGAGGTCGCCTTCCTCGTCCAGGACGCCCACCAGGGCCGCGGGGTCGCCTCCGCGCTCCTCGAACACATCGGCGCGGTCGCCCGCGAGCGGGGCATCCGCCGGTTCGCGGCCGAGGTGCTGCCCGCCAACAGCAAGATGATCAAGGTCTTCACCGACGTCGGCTACCAGCAGAAGCGCAGCTTCGAGGACGGCTCCGTCCACCTCACCCTCGACCTCGAACCCACCGCCGAGTCCCTGGCCGTGCAGCGCGCCCGCGAGCAGCGCGCCGAGGCCCGCTCCGTGCAGCGGCTGCTGGCTCCCGGCTCGGTGGCGGTGATCGGAGTCAGCCGCTCCGGCGGGGGCGTCGGCGCGGCGGCCCTGCGGAACCTGCGTGACTGCGGCTTCCAGGGCCACCTCTACGCCGTGAACGAGGCCGTCACCACCGACCTGCTGGACGGCGTACGGGCCTACCGCGCCCTCGGCGACATCGGCACCCCGGTCGACCTCGCGGTGATCGCGGTCCCCGCCGAGCGCGTCCCCGAGGCCGTGGCCGCCTGCGGCGAGCACGGGGTGCAGGGGCTGGTGGTGCTGTCCGCCGGCTACGGGGAGAGCGGCGCGGCCGGGCTCGACCGGCAGCGCGAACTGGTGCGCCAGGTGCGCTCGTACGGGATGCGGCTGATCGGGCCGAACGCGTACGGCGTGATCAACACCGCGCCGGAGGTCCGGCTCAATGCCTCCCTGACGCCGGCGCCCGCGCCGATCCGGGGCCGCATCGGGCTGTTCACCCAGTCCGGGGCGATCGGCATCTCGCTGCTCTCCGCCCTGCTGCGGCGCGGCGAGGGGCTGTCGTCCTTCGTCTCGGCGGGCAACCGGGCGGACGTCTCGGGCAACGACATCCTGCAGTACTGGTACGAGGACGAGGCCACCGACGTCGCGCTGATGTACCTCGAAACCCTGGGCAATCCGCGGAAGTTCACCCGCCTCGCGCGGCGGACGGCAGCCGTGAAGCCGGTCGTCGTCGCGAAGGGCGGCCGCCACACCCCGGCGGGGCACGTGGTCCCCGGGACCAGGCTCCCGGACACCACGGTCTCGGCGCTGCTGCGGCAGGCCGGGGTGATCCGCGTCGACACCGTGACGGAGCTGGTGGACGTCGGGCTGTTGCTGGCCTCGCAGCCGCTGCCGGCCGGGCCGCGCGTGGCGATCCTCGGGAACTCGGAGTCGCTGGGCGTCCTCACGTACGACGCCTGCCTCACGCAGGGGCTGCGGCCGGCGGCCCCGCTGGACCTGACCACGGCGGCGAGGCCGGAGGACTTCCGGGAGGCGCTCGACGCGGCGCTGGGCTCCGCCGAGAACGATGCGGTGATCGTCACGGTGATCCCGTGGGTGAACGAGCAGGAGCCGCAGGACGACCTGGCCGAGGCGCTGCGGGATGCGGTGGCCGGGCATCCCGGCAAGCCCGTGGCGGTGGTGCACGTGGAACTGGAGGAGCTGGTCGACGCCCTGTCCACGGCGGGGGGCCCGCTGCCCGGCTCCGATCCCGTGCGGCCCGGCTCGTCGGGTGCGGCGCCGCTTCCGGGGGCTCTGCCCCCGCACCCCCGCGGCTCGGACGCCGGCGGGGCCGGGGGCGGGGATGCCGGCGGGGTCGGCGTCGACGTGCGGATTCCGGCGTATCCGGCCGCCGAGCGGGCCGTACGGGCCGTCGCCGAGGCCGTCCGGTACGGGCAGTGGCGGCGGGCCAACGCCGAGGCCGGGCAGGTGCCCGAGTACGAGGACATCGACGAGGCCGGAGCCGCCGCCCAGCTCGCCGCCATCCTGGACGGCGTCGGCGACGCCGTCCTCACCCTCACCGAGGCCGACGCCGCCGCACTGCTCGCCCGGTACGGGATCCGGGTGCTGCCCACCCTGCCCGCGCCCACCGCGGACGACGCGGTCCGGGCCGCCCGGGCCCTGGGCTACCCCGTCGCCCTCAAGACCACCGCCCCGCACCTGCGCCACCGCGCGGACCTCGGCGGCGTACGCCTCGACCTCGCGACCGAGGCGGACCTGCGCCGCTCGTACGAGGAGCTCACCGATCTCCTCGGGACGCCCGGCGAGCTGCTCCCCGTCGTCCAGGCCATGGTGCCCCGCGGGGTCGACACCGTCGTGCGGTCCGTCATCGACCCGGCGGCCGGCGCCGTCCTCTCCTTCGGGCTCGCCGGTGTCGCCTCCGAGCTGCTCGGCGACACCGCCCACCGGCTCGTCCCGGCCACCGAGCGGGACGCCGCCGGGCTGATCCGGTCCATCCGGACCGCTCCCCTCCTCTTCGGCTGGCGCGGGAGCGACCCCGTCGACACCCCCGCCCTCGAGGAGCTCCTGCTGCGGCTGTCCCGGCTCGTGGACGACCACCCCGAAGTGGTGGGAGTCACGCTCGAGCCCGTCGTGGTCGCCACGGAGGGGCTCTCCGTCCTCAGCGCCACGGTCCGGGTGGCCCACCCGCCCGCCCGCACCGATCTCGGCCCGCGGACACTGCCCAGCTATTGA
- a CDS encoding M23 family metallopeptidase: MAFGSRAAGKHRGSSRLSRKTAGYAGIAALATTGVVGSLAGPAFAASDKAPSMEDTGLNAVVTAEDLPVQIEAQAEAQEHAAEAAAAKAKAEADAKARAAEAKQKAEEKAKAEREAAERAAREEERKRLNTFVAPVDGSYISTQWHAGGGMWSSGSHTGIDFHAASGTSVHAVGVGTVVEAGWGGAYGNNVVIKHADGTYTQYGHMSSLSVSVGEQVTPGQQIGLSGSTGNSSGPHLHFEARTGSQYGSDIDPVAYLRNHGVDV, translated from the coding sequence ATGGCGTTTGGCAGTCGTGCCGCCGGTAAGCACCGTGGTTCCAGTCGTCTGAGCCGCAAGACCGCCGGTTACGCCGGCATAGCCGCCCTCGCCACCACCGGTGTCGTCGGCTCCCTCGCAGGCCCGGCGTTCGCCGCGTCGGACAAGGCCCCCTCCATGGAGGACACCGGCCTGAACGCCGTCGTGACGGCCGAGGACCTCCCGGTCCAGATCGAGGCCCAGGCCGAGGCCCAGGAGCACGCGGCCGAGGCCGCTGCCGCCAAGGCGAAGGCGGAGGCCGACGCGAAGGCGCGCGCCGCCGAGGCCAAGCAGAAGGCCGAGGAGAAGGCGAAGGCCGAGCGCGAGGCCGCCGAGCGCGCCGCCCGCGAGGAGGAGCGCAAGCGCCTCAACACCTTCGTCGCCCCCGTCGACGGCTCCTACATCAGCACCCAGTGGCACGCGGGCGGCGGCATGTGGTCCTCCGGCAGCCACACCGGCATCGACTTCCACGCGGCCTCCGGCACCTCGGTGCACGCGGTCGGCGTCGGCACCGTGGTCGAGGCAGGCTGGGGCGGCGCGTACGGCAACAACGTCGTGATCAAGCACGCCGACGGCACCTACACCCAGTACGGCCACATGTCCTCGCTGAGCGTCTCCGTCGGCGAGCAGGTCACCCCGGGCCAGCAGATCGGCCTGTCGGGCTCCACCGGCAACTCCAGCGGCCCGCACCTGCACTTCGAGGCCCGTACCGGCTCCCAGTACGGCTCGGACATCGACCCGGTCGCGTACCTGCGCAACCACGGCGTCGACGTCTGA
- a CDS encoding GntR family transcriptional regulator → MRIPAHAVCTAIRDDIVSGVFEPGGRLTEELLARRYGVSRVPVREALRTLESEGFVTTRRHAGACVAEPTEQEAADLLELRMLLEPVAAARAARRRTEAHLKVLRGLVRLGQERARRGQGEDLRSLGGWFHETLAQASGSPGLIALLTQMRHKVAWMYAVEAPARPVESWAEHGAIVDAVARGDAERARALTAAHADRAAGAHRLRVRTSQHAVNMAGGPH, encoded by the coding sequence TTGCGTATTCCTGCGCACGCGGTATGCACGGCAATCCGCGACGACATCGTCTCCGGAGTCTTCGAGCCGGGCGGCAGGCTGACCGAGGAGCTTCTGGCCCGCCGGTACGGGGTCTCGCGCGTCCCGGTCCGCGAGGCGCTGCGGACCCTGGAGTCCGAGGGTTTCGTCACCACCCGGCGCCATGCGGGCGCCTGCGTGGCCGAGCCCACCGAGCAGGAGGCGGCCGACCTCCTGGAACTGCGGATGCTGCTCGAGCCGGTGGCCGCGGCCCGAGCCGCCCGCCGGCGCACCGAGGCCCACCTCAAGGTACTGCGCGGGCTGGTCAGGCTGGGCCAGGAGCGGGCCAGGCGGGGCCAGGGGGAGGACCTGCGGTCCCTGGGGGGCTGGTTCCACGAGACCCTCGCCCAGGCCTCCGGCAGCCCCGGGCTGATCGCGCTGCTCACGCAGATGCGGCACAAGGTCGCGTGGATGTACGCCGTGGAGGCGCCGGCCCGGCCCGTGGAGTCGTGGGCGGAGCACGGGGCGATCGTGGACGCGGTGGCGCGCGGGGACGCCGAGCGGGCGCGGGCGCTGACGGCGGCCCACGCGGACCGGGCGGCCGGAGCGCACCGGCTGCGCGTGAGGACTTCGCAACATGCCGTAAACATGGCGGGCGGTCCGCATTAA
- a CDS encoding M16 family metallopeptidase — protein sequence MGHTATAQAGSGGLTATEHRLANGLRVVLSEDHLTPVAAVCLWYDVGSRHEVKGRTGLAHLFEHLMFQGSASVPGNGHFELVQGAGGSLNGTTSFERTNYFETMPAHQLELALWLEADRMGSLLAALDDESMENQRDVVKNERRQRYDNVPYGTAFEKLTALAYPEGHPYHHTPIGSMADLDAASLEDARAFFSTYYAPNNAVLSVVGDIDPVQTLAWIEKYFGTIPGHDGKQPPRDGTLPEVMGRQLREEIVEEVPARALMAAYRLPHDGTRECDAADVALTVLGGGESSRLHNRLVRRDQTAVAAGFGMLRLAGAPSLGWLDVKTSSGVEVPDIEAAVDEELARFAAEGPTAEEMERAQAQLEREWLDRLSTVAGRADELCRFAVLFGDPQLALSAVQRVLDITAEEVQAVAAARLRPDNRAVLVYEPLPAEADGADENDENEGAEQ from the coding sequence ATGGGTCACACGGCCACAGCCCAGGCCGGCTCCGGCGGCCTGACAGCGACCGAGCACCGGCTGGCCAACGGCCTGCGCGTGGTGCTCTCCGAGGATCACCTGACCCCGGTCGCCGCGGTCTGCCTCTGGTACGACGTCGGCTCGCGCCATGAAGTCAAGGGGCGAACCGGTCTGGCTCACCTCTTCGAGCACCTGATGTTCCAGGGCTCGGCGAGCGTACCCGGCAACGGCCACTTCGAGCTCGTCCAGGGCGCAGGCGGTTCGCTCAACGGCACGACCAGCTTCGAGCGCACCAACTACTTCGAGACCATGCCGGCCCACCAGCTGGAGCTCGCGCTCTGGCTCGAGGCGGACCGGATGGGCTCGCTGCTGGCCGCCCTGGACGACGAGTCCATGGAGAACCAGCGCGACGTCGTCAAGAACGAGCGCCGCCAGCGGTACGACAACGTCCCGTACGGCACGGCCTTCGAGAAGCTGACCGCCCTGGCGTACCCCGAGGGCCACCCGTACCACCACACCCCGATCGGCTCCATGGCCGACCTGGACGCGGCCTCCCTGGAGGACGCGCGCGCCTTCTTCAGCACGTACTACGCGCCCAACAACGCGGTGCTGTCGGTCGTGGGCGACATCGACCCCGTGCAGACGCTCGCCTGGATCGAGAAGTACTTCGGGACCATCCCCGGGCACGACGGCAAGCAGCCGCCGCGCGACGGCACGCTGCCCGAGGTCATGGGCCGGCAGCTGCGCGAGGAGATCGTCGAGGAGGTCCCGGCCCGCGCGCTGATGGCCGCCTACCGGCTCCCGCACGACGGCACCCGCGAGTGCGACGCCGCCGACGTGGCGCTGACCGTCCTGGGCGGCGGTGAGTCCTCCCGGCTGCACAACCGCCTCGTACGCCGCGACCAGACGGCCGTCGCGGCCGGCTTCGGCATGCTGCGGCTCGCCGGTGCGCCTTCGCTGGGCTGGCTGGACGTGAAGACCTCCAGCGGGGTCGAGGTGCCCGACATCGAGGCGGCCGTCGACGAGGAGCTCGCGCGGTTCGCCGCCGAGGGCCCGACGGCCGAGGAGATGGAGCGCGCCCAGGCGCAGCTGGAGCGCGAGTGGCTGGACCGGCTGAGCACGGTGGCCGGCCGCGCCGACGAACTCTGCCGCTTCGCCGTGCTGTTCGGCGACCCGCAGCTGGCGCTCAGCGCCGTCCAGCGGGTCCTCGACATCACCGCCGAGGAGGTGCAGGCCGTGGCCGCTGCCCGACTGCGCCCCGACAACCGCGCGGTGCTGGTGTACGAGCCGCTCCCGGCAGAGGCCGACGGGGCCGACGAGAACGACGAGAACGAGGGGGCGGAGCAGTGA
- a CDS encoding HPr family phosphocarrier protein has product MAERRVNVGWAEGLHARPASIFVRATTASGVPVTISKADGNPVNAASMLAVLGLGAQGGEEIILASEAEGAEAALDRLAKLVAEGLEELPETV; this is encoded by the coding sequence ATGGCAGAGCGCCGCGTCAACGTCGGCTGGGCCGAGGGCCTGCACGCTCGTCCCGCCTCGATCTTCGTCCGCGCGACGACCGCTTCCGGCGTCCCGGTGACCATCTCGAAGGCCGACGGGAACCCCGTCAACGCCGCGTCCATGCTCGCGGTGCTGGGCCTGGGCGCCCAGGGCGGCGAGGAGATCATCCTCGCGTCCGAGGCCGAGGGCGCCGAGGCGGCGCTGGACCGCCTCGCGAAGCTGGTCGCCGAGGGCCTCGAGGAGCTCCCCGAGACCGTCTGA
- a CDS encoding pitrilysin family protein has product MTFHPQPQAGQARPWAFPAPERGALPNGLTVLRCHRPGQQVVAVEVNLAAPLDAEPQGLDGVATIMARALSEGTDKHSAEEFAAELERCGATLDAHADHPGVRVSLEVPASRLAKAMGLLAEALRAPAFADGEVDRLVRNRLDEIPHELANPQRRAAKELSKQLFPATLRMSRPRQGTEETVARIDSAAVRAFFEAHVRPATATAVVVGDLTGIDLDAVLADTLGSWTGNSAEALPVPPVTADDTGRVVIVDRPGAVQTQLLIGRIGPDRHDRVWAAQVLGTYCLGGTLTSRLDKVLREEKGYTYGVRAFGQVLRSTADGKGASMLAISGSVDTPNTGPALDDLWKVLRTLAEGGLTDAERDVAVQNLVGVAPLKFETAAAVAGTLADQVEQELPDDYQARLYAQLAQTGTVEATSAVLAAFPLDRLVTVLVGDASQIEAPVRALGIGEVTVVGN; this is encoded by the coding sequence ATGACCTTCCACCCGCAGCCGCAGGCCGGCCAGGCCCGGCCGTGGGCCTTCCCGGCTCCCGAGCGGGGCGCGCTGCCCAACGGGCTGACCGTGCTGCGCTGCCACCGGCCGGGCCAGCAGGTCGTCGCCGTCGAGGTCAACCTCGCCGCCCCGCTGGACGCCGAGCCCCAGGGCCTGGACGGCGTGGCGACGATCATGGCCCGCGCGCTGTCCGAGGGCACCGACAAGCACTCCGCCGAGGAGTTCGCGGCCGAGCTGGAGCGCTGCGGCGCCACGCTCGACGCGCACGCCGACCACCCGGGCGTGCGGGTCTCCCTGGAGGTTCCGGCCTCCCGGCTGGCCAAGGCGATGGGCCTTCTCGCCGAGGCGCTGCGCGCGCCCGCCTTCGCCGACGGCGAGGTCGACCGCCTGGTGCGCAACCGGCTCGACGAGATCCCGCACGAGCTGGCCAACCCGCAGCGCCGCGCCGCCAAGGAGCTCTCCAAGCAGCTCTTCCCGGCCACCCTGCGGATGTCCCGCCCGCGCCAGGGCACCGAGGAGACGGTCGCCCGGATCGACTCCGCGGCCGTACGCGCCTTCTTCGAGGCCCACGTACGCCCCGCCACCGCCACCGCGGTGGTCGTCGGCGACCTGACCGGCATCGACCTGGACGCCGTACTGGCGGACACCCTGGGCAGCTGGACCGGCAACTCCGCCGAGGCGCTCCCGGTGCCGCCGGTGACCGCCGACGACACCGGCCGTGTGGTCATCGTGGACCGGCCCGGCGCGGTCCAGACGCAGCTGCTCATCGGCCGGATCGGGCCGGACCGGCACGACCGGGTCTGGGCGGCGCAGGTGCTCGGCACGTACTGCCTGGGCGGCACCCTCACCTCGCGCCTGGACAAGGTGCTGCGCGAGGAGAAGGGCTACACGTACGGCGTGCGCGCCTTCGGCCAGGTGCTGCGCTCCACCGCGGACGGCAAGGGCGCCTCGATGCTCGCCATCAGCGGCTCCGTGGACACCCCCAATACGGGCCCGGCGCTCGACGACCTCTGGAAGGTGCTCCGCACCCTCGCGGAGGGGGGTCTGACCGACGCCGAACGGGACGTGGCGGTACAGAACTTGGTGGGTGTGGCCCCGCTGAAGTTCGAGACGGCCGCGGCCGTCGCCGGCACGCTCGCCGACCAGGTCGAGCAGGAGCTCCCGGACGACTACCAGGCCCGGTTGTACGCACAGCTGGCCCAAACGGGCACGGTGGAGGCGACTTCGGCCGTTCTGGCCGCCTTCCCGCTGGACCGCCTGGTCACGGTCCTGGTAGGCGATGCCTCGCAGATCGAGGCGCCGGTGCGGGCGCTCGGGATCGGTGAGGTCACCGTCGTCGGCAACTGA
- a CDS encoding DNA topoisomerase (ATP-hydrolyzing) subunit A: protein MARRSTKTPPPEDFEEKILDIDVVDEMQGSFLEYAYSVIYSRALPDARDGMKPVHRRIVYQMNEMGLRPDRGYVKCARVVGEVMGKLHPHGDASIYDALVRMAQPFSMRLPLVDGHGNFGSLGNDDPPAAMRYTECKMADATSLMTESIDEDTVDFTANYDGQEKEPVALPAAYPNLLVNGASGIAVGMATNMPPHNLGEVIAAARHLIRYPQADLEALMRFVPGPDLPTGGRIVGLSGIKDAYENGRGTFKIRATVAVENVTARRKGLVVTELPFTVGPEKVIAKIKDLVGSKKLQGIADVKDLTDRSHGLRLVIEIKNGFHPEAVLEQLYKLTPMEESFGINNVALVDGQPLTLGLKELLEVYLDHRFEVVRRRSEFRRGKRRDRLHLVEGLLVALIDIDEVIRIIRDSDNSAQAKERLIERFSLSEIQTQYILDTPLRRLTRFDRIELESERDRLTGEIDELTGILESDTELRKLVSTELAAVAKKFGTERRTVLLESAGTQVGAVPLEVADDPCRVLLSSTGLLARTVTGEALPEEEGGARTKHDLIVSQVAATARADVGVVTSYGRLLRLSVIDLPQLPDTHTAPNLAGGAPVTEFLSGLEADEKVICLTSLDESSQGLALGTEQGVVKRVVPDYPANKDELEVITLKEGDRIVGAVELRTGEEDLVFLTDDAQLLRYPAGQVRPQGRPAGGMAGIKLAENAKVIHFSAVDPARDALVFTVAGSHGTLDDSMLSGKLTPFDQYPRKGRATGGVRCQRFLKGEDLLVLAWAGNAPVRAAAANGTPAELPPVDPRRDGSGAALPAAVAALAGGAL, encoded by the coding sequence ATGGCCCGCCGCAGCACGAAGACCCCGCCGCCGGAGGATTTCGAGGAGAAGATCCTCGACATCGACGTCGTCGACGAAATGCAGGGCTCCTTCCTCGAGTACGCGTACTCGGTGATCTACTCCCGCGCCCTGCCCGACGCCCGCGACGGCATGAAGCCGGTGCACCGGCGCATCGTCTACCAGATGAACGAGATGGGCCTGCGCCCCGACCGCGGGTACGTGAAGTGCGCCCGCGTCGTCGGCGAGGTGATGGGCAAGCTGCACCCGCACGGTGACGCCTCCATCTACGACGCGCTCGTGCGCATGGCCCAGCCCTTCTCCATGCGGCTGCCGCTGGTCGACGGCCACGGCAACTTCGGCTCGCTCGGCAACGACGACCCGCCGGCCGCGATGCGTTACACCGAGTGCAAGATGGCGGACGCCACGTCACTGATGACGGAGTCGATCGACGAGGACACCGTCGACTTCACCGCCAACTACGACGGCCAGGAGAAGGAACCCGTCGCGCTGCCCGCGGCGTACCCGAACCTGCTGGTGAACGGCGCCTCCGGGATCGCGGTCGGCATGGCCACCAACATGCCCCCGCACAACCTGGGCGAGGTCATCGCGGCCGCCCGTCACCTGATCCGCTACCCGCAGGCGGACCTGGAGGCGCTGATGCGCTTCGTGCCGGGTCCGGACCTGCCCACGGGCGGCCGGATCGTGGGCCTCTCCGGGATCAAGGACGCCTACGAGAACGGTCGCGGCACGTTCAAGATCCGCGCGACGGTGGCCGTGGAGAACGTGACCGCCCGCCGCAAGGGCCTGGTCGTCACCGAACTGCCCTTCACGGTCGGCCCCGAGAAGGTCATCGCGAAGATCAAGGACCTGGTCGGCTCCAAGAAGCTCCAGGGCATCGCGGACGTCAAGGACCTCACGGACCGCTCGCACGGCCTGCGCCTGGTCATCGAGATCAAGAACGGCTTCCACCCGGAGGCCGTGCTCGAGCAGCTGTACAAGCTGACGCCGATGGAGGAGTCCTTCGGCATCAACAACGTCGCACTCGTCGACGGCCAGCCGCTGACGCTCGGACTCAAGGAGCTCCTCGAGGTCTACCTCGACCACCGCTTCGAGGTCGTGCGGCGGCGCAGCGAGTTCCGCCGCGGCAAGCGGCGCGACCGGCTGCACCTGGTCGAGGGCCTGCTGGTGGCCCTGATCGACATCGACGAGGTCATCCGGATCATCCGGGACAGCGACAACTCGGCGCAGGCCAAGGAGCGGCTCATCGAGCGCTTCTCGCTCAGCGAGATCCAGACCCAGTACATCCTGGACACCCCGCTGCGCCGGCTCACCCGCTTCGACCGGATCGAGCTGGAGTCCGAGCGCGACCGCCTCACCGGCGAGATCGACGAGCTGACCGGGATCCTCGAGTCCGACACGGAGCTGCGCAAGCTGGTCTCCACCGAACTGGCGGCGGTCGCGAAGAAGTTCGGCACCGAGCGGCGTACGGTCCTGCTGGAGTCGGCGGGTACGCAGGTCGGGGCGGTTCCGCTGGAGGTCGCGGACGACCCGTGCCGGGTGCTGCTGTCCTCGACGGGCCTGCTGGCGCGCACCGTGACCGGCGAAGCGCTGCCGGAGGAGGAGGGCGGCGCCCGCACCAAGCACGACCTGATCGTCTCGCAGGTCGCCGCCACGGCCCGGGCCGACGTCGGCGTGGTCACCTCGTACGGGCGGCTGCTGCGGCTGTCGGTGATCGACCTGCCCCAGCTGCCGGACACCCACACCGCGCCCAACCTGGCGGGCGGCGCCCCGGTCACGGAGTTCCTCTCCGGGCTGGAGGCCGACGAGAAGGTGATCTGCCTGACCTCGCTGGACGAGTCCTCGCAGGGCCTGGCCCTGGGCACCGAGCAGGGCGTGGTCAAGCGGGTCGTGCCGGACTACCCGGCGAACAAGGACGAGCTGGAGGTCATCACCCTCAAGGAGGGCGACCGGATCGTCGGCGCGGTCGAACTGCGTACGGGCGAGGAGGACCTGGTCTTCCTCACCGACGACGCCCAGCTGCTGCGCTACCCGGCGGGCCAGGTGCGCCCGCAGGGCCGCCCGGCGGGCGGTATGGCGGGCATCAAGCTCGCCGAGAACGCCAAGGTGATCCACTTCTCGGCGGTGGACCCCGCGCGGGACGCCTTGGTGTTCACCGTGGCGGGCTCGCACGGGACGCTGGACGACTCGATGCTGTCCGGGAAGCTGACCCCCTTCGACCAGTACCCGCGCAAGGGCCGGGCCACCGGCGGCGTGCGCTGCCAGCGGTTCTTGAAGGGCGAGGACCTGCTGGTCCTGGCCTGGGCCGGCAACGCCCCGGTCCGCGCGGCCGCGGCGAACGGCACCCCGGCGGAACTGCCGCCCGTGGACCCGCGCCGCGACGGCTCGGGGGCCGCACTGCCCGCGGCCGTCGCCGCTCTGGCGGGGGGCGCGCTGTAG